The following are from one region of the Nicotiana tomentosiformis chromosome 7, ASM39032v3, whole genome shotgun sequence genome:
- the LOC104094694 gene encoding serine/threonine-protein kinase AFC1 isoform X1 gives MHYFIDRYMETQPLMEFPRRNIDKRPRKRPRLAWDIGPPIQPPIPPIPKVLPTIYCGQEFGNGALLNYANSSIYYKGIPHNGSPPRRPDDKDGHYVFAIGENLTLRYRILSKMGEGTFGQVLECLDNETKELVAIKVVRSIHKYREAAMIEIDVLQKLARHDLGGKRCVQIRNWFDYRNHICIVFEKLGPSLYDFLRKNSYRSFPIDLVREFGRQLLESVAFMHDLRLIHTDLKPENILLVSSEYLKVPDYKFLLRPAKDGSYFKNVPKSSAIKLIDFGSTTFEHQDHTYVVSTRHYRAPEVILGLGWNYPCDMWSIGCILVELCSGEALFQTHENLEHLAMMEKVLGPLPQHMSVRADRRAEKYFRRGARLDWPERATSSESMRAVWKLPRLQNLIMQHVDHSAGDLIDLLQGLLCYDPTERLKAREALRHPFFTRDLRRCGYPM, from the exons ATGC ATTACTTTATAGATCGGTATATGGAAACCCAACCATTAATGGAATTTCCTCGGAGAAATATAGATAAGCGACCTCGAAAACGGCCTCGTTTGGCATGGGACATAGGGCCTCCAATTCAGCCTCCAATTCCACCAATTCCCAAG GTTCTTCCAACAATATACTGTGGGCAAGAGTTTGGGAACGGAGCATTGCTGAACTATGCTAATTCTTCAATATATTACAAGGGGATCCCTCATAATGGATCTCCTCCTCGGAGACCAGATGATAAAGATGGCCACTATGTTTTTGCGATTGGGGAGAACTTAACTCTTCGCT ATAGGATACTCAGCAAAATGGGGGAAG GGACTTTTGGACAAGTCCTTGAATGCCTAGACAATGAAACAAAGGAACTTGTGGCAATTAAAGTTGTTCGTTCAATACATAAATACCGAGAAGCGGCAATGATTGAAATAGATGTCCTACAGAAACTTGCCAGGCATGATCTTGGTGGCAAACG TTGTGTgcaaataaggaattggtttgaCTATCGTAATCATATATGTATT GTTTTTGAGAAGCTTGGTCCAAGCTTATACGATTTTCTTCGCAAAAACAGCTATCGTTCATTTCCCATTGATCTTGTCCGGGAGTTTGGCAGACAACTTTTGGAGTCTGTAGCAT TTATGCATGATCTGCGACTGATTCACACTGATCTGAAGCCAGAGAATATTCTCCTTGTTTCGTCAGAGTATCTTAAAGTTCCAGATTACAAG TTCCTGCTGCGACCTGCAAAAGATGGTTCCTACTTCAAGAATGTACCAAAGTCAAGTGCTATTAAGCTCATTGACTTCGGCAGTACTACGTTTGAACATCAGGATCATACTTATGTGGTGTCTACACGTCATTACCGTGCTCCAGAGGTTATTTTAG GTCTTGGATGGAACTATCCCTGTGATATGTGGAGTATAGGTTGCATACTTGTTGAGCTTTGCTCT GGTGAGGCTCTTTTTCAAACACATGAGAACTTAGAACATCTCGCAATGATGGAAAAGGTGCTAGGGCCTCTTCCTCAGCACATGTCTGTGAGAGCTGA CCGCCGTGCTGAGAAATATTTTAGAAGGGGTGCAAGGTTGGATTGGCCAGAGCGTGCAACTTCAAGTGAAAGTATGAGGGCTGTCTGGAAATTGCCTCGTCTCCAG AACCTAATAATGCAGCATGTGGACCACTCTGCTGGAGATCTCATTGATCTTTTGCAAGGGCTGCTTTGTTATGACCCAACAGAACGGCTGAAAGCTAGAGAAGCATTACGGCACCCCTTCTTCACTAGAGACCTGAGAAGGTGTGGTTATCCAATGTAA
- the LOC104094694 gene encoding serine/threonine-protein kinase AFC1 isoform X2 has protein sequence METQPLMEFPRRNIDKRPRKRPRLAWDIGPPIQPPIPPIPKVLPTIYCGQEFGNGALLNYANSSIYYKGIPHNGSPPRRPDDKDGHYVFAIGENLTLRYRILSKMGEGTFGQVLECLDNETKELVAIKVVRSIHKYREAAMIEIDVLQKLARHDLGGKRCVQIRNWFDYRNHICIVFEKLGPSLYDFLRKNSYRSFPIDLVREFGRQLLESVAFMHDLRLIHTDLKPENILLVSSEYLKVPDYKFLLRPAKDGSYFKNVPKSSAIKLIDFGSTTFEHQDHTYVVSTRHYRAPEVILGLGWNYPCDMWSIGCILVELCSGEALFQTHENLEHLAMMEKVLGPLPQHMSVRADRRAEKYFRRGARLDWPERATSSESMRAVWKLPRLQNLIMQHVDHSAGDLIDLLQGLLCYDPTERLKAREALRHPFFTRDLRRCGYPM, from the exons ATGGAAACCCAACCATTAATGGAATTTCCTCGGAGAAATATAGATAAGCGACCTCGAAAACGGCCTCGTTTGGCATGGGACATAGGGCCTCCAATTCAGCCTCCAATTCCACCAATTCCCAAG GTTCTTCCAACAATATACTGTGGGCAAGAGTTTGGGAACGGAGCATTGCTGAACTATGCTAATTCTTCAATATATTACAAGGGGATCCCTCATAATGGATCTCCTCCTCGGAGACCAGATGATAAAGATGGCCACTATGTTTTTGCGATTGGGGAGAACTTAACTCTTCGCT ATAGGATACTCAGCAAAATGGGGGAAG GGACTTTTGGACAAGTCCTTGAATGCCTAGACAATGAAACAAAGGAACTTGTGGCAATTAAAGTTGTTCGTTCAATACATAAATACCGAGAAGCGGCAATGATTGAAATAGATGTCCTACAGAAACTTGCCAGGCATGATCTTGGTGGCAAACG TTGTGTgcaaataaggaattggtttgaCTATCGTAATCATATATGTATT GTTTTTGAGAAGCTTGGTCCAAGCTTATACGATTTTCTTCGCAAAAACAGCTATCGTTCATTTCCCATTGATCTTGTCCGGGAGTTTGGCAGACAACTTTTGGAGTCTGTAGCAT TTATGCATGATCTGCGACTGATTCACACTGATCTGAAGCCAGAGAATATTCTCCTTGTTTCGTCAGAGTATCTTAAAGTTCCAGATTACAAG TTCCTGCTGCGACCTGCAAAAGATGGTTCCTACTTCAAGAATGTACCAAAGTCAAGTGCTATTAAGCTCATTGACTTCGGCAGTACTACGTTTGAACATCAGGATCATACTTATGTGGTGTCTACACGTCATTACCGTGCTCCAGAGGTTATTTTAG GTCTTGGATGGAACTATCCCTGTGATATGTGGAGTATAGGTTGCATACTTGTTGAGCTTTGCTCT GGTGAGGCTCTTTTTCAAACACATGAGAACTTAGAACATCTCGCAATGATGGAAAAGGTGCTAGGGCCTCTTCCTCAGCACATGTCTGTGAGAGCTGA CCGCCGTGCTGAGAAATATTTTAGAAGGGGTGCAAGGTTGGATTGGCCAGAGCGTGCAACTTCAAGTGAAAGTATGAGGGCTGTCTGGAAATTGCCTCGTCTCCAG AACCTAATAATGCAGCATGTGGACCACTCTGCTGGAGATCTCATTGATCTTTTGCAAGGGCTGCTTTGTTATGACCCAACAGAACGGCTGAAAGCTAGAGAAGCATTACGGCACCCCTTCTTCACTAGAGACCTGAGAAGGTGTGGTTATCCAATGTAA
- the LOC104103332 gene encoding uncharacterized protein isoform X1, whose product MSDSSAQYIHMVQHLIEECIIFKMSREECMEALAKHANIQPIITSTVWKELEKENKEFFEAYNKTREEKSSSAESQLETTRQRIHNMLMLDSSSTDSIDK is encoded by the exons ATGAGTGACTCTTCTGCTCAATACATCCACATG GTGCAGCACTTGATAGAAGAGtgtataatattcaaaatgagcAGAGAAGAATGCATGGAAGCACTGGCCAAACATGCAAATATCCAGCCTATTATTACTTCCACGG TGTGGAAGGAGTTGGAGAAGGAGAACAAAGAATTCTTTGAGGCATACAATAAAACGAGAGAGGAAAAATCATCATCAGCAGAATCACAATTGGAGACGACAAGACAAAGAATCCATAATATGTTAATGTTGGATTCTTCCTCTACAGATTCCATTGACAAGTGA
- the LOC104103332 gene encoding uncharacterized protein isoform X2, translated as MQVQHLIEECIIFKMSREECMEALAKHANIQPIITSTVWKELEKENKEFFEAYNKTREEKSSSAESQLETTRQRIHNMLMLDSSSTDSIDK; from the exons ATGCAGGTGCAGCACTTGATAGAAGAGtgtataatattcaaaatgagcAGAGAAGAATGCATGGAAGCACTGGCCAAACATGCAAATATCCAGCCTATTATTACTTCCACGG TGTGGAAGGAGTTGGAGAAGGAGAACAAAGAATTCTTTGAGGCATACAATAAAACGAGAGAGGAAAAATCATCATCAGCAGAATCACAATTGGAGACGACAAGACAAAGAATCCATAATATGTTAATGTTGGATTCTTCCTCTACAGATTCCATTGACAAGTGA